Proteins encoded in a region of the Coleofasciculus sp. FACHB-T130 genome:
- a CDS encoding TniB family NTP-binding protein, with protein sequence MAENKAQSVAEQLGEIKSLDAKLQAEIERLRGKSVVELEQVSKLHDWLEGKRRARQSCRVVGESRTGKTVACDSYRLRHRPIQEVGKPPIVPVVYIQPPQECTSGELFRVIIEHLKYKMVKGTVGEIRSRTLQVLKRCGVEMLIIDEADRLKPKTFADVRDIFDNLGISVVLVGTDRLDTVIKRDEQVHNRFRASYRFGKLQGNEFQETVEIWEQDVLRLPVPSNLGTKQMLKILGEATGGYIGLMDMILREAGIRALEKGLMKIDQATLQQVAQEYK encoded by the coding sequence ATGGCAGAAAATAAAGCTCAATCTGTCGCCGAACAATTAGGAGAAATTAAGTCGCTAGATGCCAAATTACAAGCGGAAATTGAACGATTAAGAGGCAAAAGCGTTGTGGAGTTGGAGCAAGTTAGCAAACTCCATGATTGGTTAGAAGGGAAAAGGCGAGCGCGTCAATCTTGTAGAGTTGTCGGGGAGTCGCGGACAGGAAAAACTGTAGCTTGTGATTCTTATAGATTAAGGCACAGACCAATTCAAGAAGTAGGAAAACCGCCGATTGTGCCTGTAGTGTATATTCAACCTCCACAAGAATGTACTTCAGGCGAATTATTTCGGGTGATTATTGAGCATCTGAAATACAAAATGGTTAAGGGAACGGTGGGAGAAATTCGTAGTCGGACGCTACAGGTTCTTAAACGCTGCGGTGTAGAAATGTTGATTATTGATGAGGCGGATCGGTTAAAGCCCAAGACTTTCGCTGATGTGCGGGATATTTTTGATAATTTGGGTATTTCTGTGGTTTTGGTAGGAACAGATCGCCTTGATACCGTGATTAAGCGTGATGAACAGGTTCATAACCGTTTCCGTGCTTCTTATCGTTTTGGCAAGTTGCAGGGGAATGAGTTTCAAGAAACTGTAGAGATTTGGGAACAAGATGTATTGCGTTTACCTGTACCGTCAAATCTGGGTACTAAGCAAATGTTGAAGATTTTAGGCGAAGCAACGGGTGGTTATATCGGGTTGATGGATATGATTTTGCGGGAAGCGGGAATTAGAGCTTTAGAGAAGGGATTGATGAAGATCGATCAGGCAACTTTGCAACAGGTAGCACAGGAATATAAGTGA
- a CDS encoding TniQ family protein, with translation MDQIQPWLFAIAPLEGESLSHFLGRFRRENNLSTSRLGKEAGIGAVVARWEKFYLNPFPSRRELEALAKVVQVDADLLWEMLPPEGVGMKHEPIRLCGACYGESPCHKIEWQFKTTQGCDRHQLSLLSECPNCGARFKIPALWADGWCQRCFTTFAEMGKMQKGKRNSL, from the coding sequence ATGGATCAGATTCAACCTTGGTTGTTTGCGATCGCACCACTAGAAGGCGAGAGTTTAAGTCATTTTCTAGGGCGTTTTCGACGGGAAAATAATTTATCTACTTCAAGGTTAGGGAAAGAGGCAGGAATCGGTGCTGTTGTAGCACGATGGGAAAAATTCTATCTCAATCCGTTTCCATCGCGCAGGGAGTTGGAAGCGTTGGCGAAGGTGGTTCAGGTGGATGCGGATCTCTTGTGGGAGATGTTACCGCCTGAAGGGGTGGGGATGAAGCACGAACCAATTCGTTTGTGTGGGGCGTGTTATGGTGAGTCCCCTTGTCACAAGATTGAGTGGCAGTTTAAGACAACACAGGGATGCGATCGCCACCAGCTAAGTTTACTTTCAGAATGTCCCAACTGTGGGGCAAGGTTTAAAATTCCGGCTTTGTGGGCAGATGGATGGTGTCAGCGTTGTTTTACAACTTTTGCAGAAATGGGAAAAATGCAAAAGGGTAAAAGAAACAGTCTGTGA